A section of the Zygosaccharomyces rouxii strain CBS732 chromosome B complete sequence genome encodes:
- a CDS encoding SDR family oxidoreductase (similar to uniprot|P53183 Saccharomyces cerevisiae YGL039W and similar to uniprot|P53111 Saccharomyces cerevisiae YGL157W): MAVLVTGATGFIAQWVVDYLLKENYQVIGTVRSQEKGDKLHKQFGSPSNLSFEIVKDISETEAFEPLFEKRGKEIDIVLHTASPFHFNTKDYEKDLLIPALNGTRGVLNAIKKYGDVKKVVVTSSYASIVDVSKFADGSCVFTEKDWNPATWEGCQTDPMSAYCASKKFAEEAAWEFAKETGVSMTTVNPVFVFGPQKFDEDVKAQLNTSNEILNGLIHSKPGDKIEPDYHAAFVDVRDVAKAHLVAFQKETNGERLGLSNGGFGSQTILDILNEKFPQLEFAKGPEPGKGDTKPAAKFDNSHSNKVLGFPLISLEQSVYDTVAQVLKKEGRL, encoded by the coding sequence atggcTGTTCTAGTTACAGGTGCTACAGGTTTCATCGCCCAATGGGTCGTGGATTATTTGTTAAAGGAGAATTACCAAGTCATCGGTACTGTTAGATCTCAGGAGAAGGGAGACAAGTTGCACAAGCAATTCGGAAGTCCTTCCAATTTGAGCTTTGAAATCGTTAAGGACATTTCTGAAACCGAGGCATTCGAACCTCTTTTCGAAAAGAGAGGTAAGGAAATAGACATTGTGTTGCACACCGCATCACCATTCCACTTTAACACTAAAGACTATGAAAAGGATCTATTGATTCCTGCGCTAAACGGTACAAGGGGTGTTCTTAATGCCATCAAGAAGTATGGTGATGTGAAGAAGGTCGTCGTCACCTCCTCATACGCTTCCATCGTGGATGTCTCTAAATTTGCTGACGGTAGCTGTGTCTTCACCGAGAAGGACTGGAATCCTGCCACTTGGGAAGGATGCCAGACTGACCCTATGAGCGCCTACTGTGCTTCGAAGAAATTTGCAGAAGAGGCCGCTTGGGAGTTTGCAAAGGAGACCGGTGTGTCAATGACCACCGTCAACCCTGTTTTCGTTTTCGGACCACAGAAATTCGATGAAGACGTTAAGGCTCAATTGAACACTTCAAATGAGATCCTTAACGGTTTAATTCACAGCAAGCCAGGTGACAAGATCGAACCAGATTACCATGCTGCCTTCGTCGATGTTCGTGATGTTGCCAAGGCTCATTTGGTTGCATTCCAAAAGGAAACCAATGGTGAAAGATTGGGTCTTTCCAACGGTGGATTTGGCTCTCAAACCATCcttgatattttgaatgagAAGTTCCCTCAATTGGAGTTCGCCAAGGGACCTGAACCTGGTAAGGGAGACACAAAGCCTGCCGCTAAGTTCGACAACAGTCACTCGAACAAAGTGCTAGGATTCCCATTAATCAGCCTTGAGCAATCAGTCTACGACACTGTTGCAcaagttttgaagaaggaagGACGTTTGTAG
- the CDA2 gene encoding chitin deacetylase CDA2 (highly similar to uniprot|Q06703 Saccharomyces cerevisiae YLR308W CDA2 Chitin deacetylase together with Cda1p involved in the biosynthesis ascospore wall component chitosan required for proper rigidity of the ascospore wall) yields MRLLCVTLLFFQMKVLMAFPKRDGAEIQFNATLVQTPFPKWLTSFTGLTQWPGLDPPYIPLDFIDMSKIPPYKQYPSGVCNANPPEACAFDCDGCTAHDDVKTCSKLSQTFDDGPSFATQKLLDTLKHKATFFNLGFNIVNNPDMYRKVLEKGHLIGTHTWSHPYLPSLSNEKIIAQIEWSIWAMNATGNHTPKWFRPPYGGIDNRVRAITRQFGLQAVLWDHDTFDWQLVTPDNTLPPRSEQQIYLDVKKWKQEGKGLILEHDGSQRTVDVGVNVYHLLGEDQLNVAQCVGGIDYIRKF; encoded by the coding sequence ATGCGATTACTTTGCGttactcttcttttctttcaaatgaaaGTACTCATGGCCTTCCCTAAAAGGGATGGTGcagaaattcaattcaatgCCACCCTCGTCCAAACgccttttccaaaatggCTCACTTCTTTTACTGGATTAACCCAATGGCCAGGTTTGGATCCACCATATATCCCACTGGATTTCATAGACATGAGTAAGATTCCTCCATATAAACAGTATCCTTCAGGAGTTTGTAACGCTAACCCTCCTGAAGCTTGTGCTTTCGATTGTGACGGATGTACAGCACATGACGATGTGAAGACCTGTTCAAAACTATCCCAAACGTTTGATGATGGACCATCCTTTGCCACCCAAAAGCTTCTCGATACATTGAAACATAAGGcaacttttttcaatttgggCTTTAATATTGTTAACAATCCAGACATGTACCGTAAAGTTCTAGAAAAGGGACATTTAATTGGTACCCACACTTGGTCACATCCATACTTGCCCAGTTTAAGTAATGAGAAAATAATTGCCCAAATTGAATGGTCTATTTGGGCAATGAATGCTACTGGTAATCATACGCCCAAGTGGTTCAGACCACCTTATGGAGGAATAGATAACAGGGTAAGAGCGATCACTAGACAGTTTGGTCTTCAAGCAGTCTTATGGGATCATGATACCTTTGACTGGCAACTTGTAACTCCCGACAATACTCTTCCGCCCAGATCTGAGCAACAGATCTATCTCGATGTGAAAAAATGGAAGCAGGAGGGCAAAGGTTTGATTTTAGAGCATGATGGATCACAGCGCACCGTAGATGTCGGGGTAAATGTCTATCACCTTCTTGGTGAAGATCAACTAAATGTAGCCCAATGCGTTGGTGGCATCGACTACATAAGAAAATTCTAG
- the IMH1 gene encoding Imh1p (similar to uniprot|Q06704 Saccharomyces cerevisiae YLR309C IMH1 Protein involved in vesicular transport mediates transport between an endosomal compartment and the Golgi contains a Golgi-localization (GRIP) domain that interacts with activated Arl1p-GTP to localize Imh1p to the Golgi): MFKQLSQIGKNLSDEFARGVSEDLHPSQDHHSNDDSGLPPDVVLKLRKFEKYEDKYPKLLSAYKGERLKLERAAEIEKVLTEYTPISSFDDAESLAAFFKDMNEKQNLLNNEIKRLLTEGSKKNQIQQEEQSTDQSLNKEGYEEHISKLKDEITQSGTKHGDELKKLNEKLETTNKDFEKLKSEKDSLVNSYEMNVSKIKEELHGLKDESESREKSYNETIENLETENKSSQKKIEELEQNLAERESTIKELRNQIEQNLQKIESLEKEISSSANEIPISNTENLPSSTSKSSAKRKKKNNKKKSAPNGSNTTEETPVADGGEEEHLEAKYKEVCAKLESTKASLNADWQGRYDALKAKLKTSVHSKDDFKEKLEKLEKEYGQLEEELSKSKDVIKEKQSEIEETRDMMKIIGNELVDAKDKLKESSGVDKEDMAHLEDELRKARTELSSLTEKLAEKENELTSTLSSMNQELDSLRTSSSSNEKQQKQLTESLNKLKTENSTLAEQVKEFENLKRTHSSLRTSMIQKEKTIVYLEQQVKTYSENVETTKKTTEGIRRENKRLLDSLESLKKDYEILKADAKGKSGSFEKYVKENGQLSERLAMLQDKYETLQSLKSNSSEQTDSIKRQCEELTVKLKEANKKIFSLEDEVAEYSNTIHDKTREINNMRRHISENSNGETAKERELKEKLTYETDEKLKLQNELTLQATRKSRDLQDWKQANAELKSELHRLQLREKELQADIETLKSLNKNLQNHTGSSEEDSNELEKLAVSLKESLSKADQKIRELQETNENLMHTNDDVNEKLSRLSKNYKTLSKQLSELKETNRSGARSSRASSITSNGENQPAGHLSRQSSFSSNRTILPPETVSEMNDKVAYIKNVLLGFLEHKDQRVQLLPVVSTLLRFDSNDEKRLMMSLK; this comes from the coding sequence ATGTTCAAACAGTTGTCTCAGATTGGTAAAAATCTGAGTGACGAATTCGCTAGAGGAGTTTCAGAGGATCTACACCCTTCGCAAGACCATCATTCAAATGACGATAGCGGTTTACCTCCAGATGTGGTATTGAAACTAAGgaaatttgagaaatatGAAGATAAATATCCAAAACTTTTATCGGCTTACAAGGGGGAAAGATTAAAGTTGGAAAGGGCGGCAGAAATTGAGAAAGTCCTGACTGAATATACACCTATTTCAAGTTTTGATGATGCTGAATCATTAGCAgctttctttaaagatatGAATGAGAAGCAAAATCTGCTTAACAATGAAATTAAGAGACTGTTGACTGAGGGTTCaaaaaagaaccaaattCAACAAGAGGAGCAAAGTACAGATCAATCTTTAAACAAAGAGGGATACGAAGAGCATATTAGTAAAttaaaagatgaaattacaCAATCTGGAACGAAACACggtgatgaattgaagaagttaaatgaaaaattggaaacaaCAAATAAAGactttgaaaagttgaaaaGTGAAAAGGATTCTCTAGTAAATTCCTATGAAATGAACGTTTCCAAGATCAAAGAGGAATTACATGGattgaaagatgaaagtgaaagtCGTGAGAAATCATATAATGAAACCATCGAAAATCTAGAGACAGAGAACAAATCATCACAGAAGAAGATAGAAGAATTAGAGCAGAACCTCGCTGAAAGAGAATCCACTATCaaggaattgagaaatCAAATTGAACAGAATCTGcagaaaattgaaagttTGGAGAAGGAAATAAGTTCTTCTGCTAACGAAATTCCGATTTCAAATACAGAAAACCTACCATCATCTACATCAAAAAGCAGTGCtaaaaggaagaaaaagaacaataagaaaaaatctGCTCCCAACGGTAGTAATACTACGGAGGAAACACCTGTTGctgatggtggtgaagaagaacacCTCGAGGCCAAATACAAGGAAGTTTGCGCAAAATTGGAATCCACTAAGGCTAGTCTAAATGCAGATTGGCAAGGCAGATATGATGCTTTGAAAGCTAAACTTAAGACTTCTGTTCATTCGAAGGATGATTTCAAggagaaattggaaaaattagaaaagGAATACGgacaattggaagaagagTTAAGCAAATCTAAAGACGtgataaaagaaaaacaatctgaaattgaagagacTAGAgatatgatgaagattaTAGGAAACGAACTAGTGGATGCAAAGGACAAATTAAAAGAGTCATCTGGTGTAGATAAGGAAGATATGGCCCATTTGGAGGACGAGTTGAGGAAAGCACGTACCGAGTTATCCTCTTTAACTGAGAAATTGGCGgagaaggaaaatgaattgaccTCTACCCTATCAAGTATGAATCAGGAACTAGATTCCCTAAGAACCTCTTCCTCCTCTAATGAGAAGCAGCAGAAACAACTAACTGAAAGCTTGAATAAATTGAAGACAGAAAACTCTACGCTGGCTGAACAAGTTAAAGagtttgaaaatttaaaaagaaCTCATTCCTCTTTAAGAACATCAATGATACAAAAGGAGAAGACAATTGTATATCTGGAACAACAAGTCAAAACATATAGTGAAAATGTCGAAACAACCAAGAAGACTACAGAAGGTATCAGGCGAGAAAATAAACGATTATTAGATTCTTTAGAAAGCTTGAAGAAGGAttatgaaattttgaaagccGATGCAAAAGGTAAGAGTGGATCTTTCGAAAAGTATGTCAAGGAAAATGGCCAGCTCTCTGAACGACTAGCTATGCTTCAAGACAAATACGAAACATTACAAAGTTTGAAGAGTAACTCCAGCGAACAAACTGATTCTATCAAGAGACAATGTGAGGAGTTAACCGTCAAACTAAAAGAAGCTAATAAGAAAATCTTCTCcttggaagatgaagtggCGGAATATTCTAATACCATACACGATAAGACTAGAGAAATAAACAACATGCGAAGACATATTTCGGAAAATTCAAATGGCGAGACTGCAAAGGAAAGGGAATTGAAGGAGAAATTAACTTACGAGACTGATGAGAAGCTCAAGTTGCAGAATGAGCTCACCTTACAAGCTACCAGAAAATCGAGGGACCTCCAAGATTGGAAACAAGCAAATGCTGAGCTCAAGTCAGAGCTTCATAGGTTGCAACTAAGGGAAAAAGAGCTTCAAGCGGATATCGAAACCCTGAAGTCTTTGAACAAAAACTTGCAGAACCACACTGGGTCTTCAGAGGAAGACTCAaacgaattggaaaaacTGGCAGTGAGTTTGAAAGAATCTTTATCTAAGGCGGATCAAAAGATTCGTGAACTACAAGAGACTAATGAGAATCTAATGCATACAAACGACGATGTGAATGAGAAACTTAGTCGATTatccaagaattacaagacTCTATCGAAACAGTTGAGTGAGCTGAAGGAGACTAATAGGAGTGGAGCAAGGTCAAGTAGAGCCAGTTCGATAACTTCCAATGGTGAAAACCAACCGGCAGGTCATCTTTCTCGCCaatcatcattttcttccaataGAACTATACTACCGCCAGAAACTGTTTCTGAAATGAATGATAAAGTTGCCTATATTAAAAATGTTTTACTAGGATTTTTGGAACACAAGGATCAAAGAGTTCAATTGTTACCAGTTGTTTCAACTTTGCTGCGGTTTGATAgcaatgatgaaaagagatTAATGATGTCGCTTAAATAA
- a CDS encoding M20 family metallo-hydrolase (conserved hypothetical protein), giving the protein MVIPIVDTLCIQSGRLNQKIIETGKLFGSIARWGTEEHQFGMRRLAGTAVDGEMRNWFVEQCKSLGCKVNIDEIGNIFAIFAGKNKGKPTAMGSHLDTQPEAGKYDGILGVLAGLEVLRTFKENNYVPNYDVCDICWFNEEGARFSRYCMGSSVWAHNLSLKEAYKIKSITDTVPETVYESLNNIGYLGSAPASYLENEIDAHFELHIEQGPVLEDEKKKVGIVTGVQACYWELFTVKGDASHAGTTPRRLRRDAMLMASRMILKAEEIAEKRGGLFTCGVIDAKPYSVNIIPNEVSFTLDFRHVSDQILAEMLSETKAEFDILVEDNRNGPLSWTSKVLVSTPVVKFNEKCIECVTKATQSLFETNDVREIWSGAGHDSCQVNFRVPTSMIFIPSKDGVSHNYYEFSSPQEIENGFKVLLKTLMNYDSYRSERGY; this is encoded by the coding sequence ATGGTGATCCCAATAGTAGACACTCTTTGTATTCAATCCGGTAGATTAAATCAAAAGATTATCGAAACGGGGAAGCTTTTTGGTTCTATTGCCCGCTGGGGAACAGAAGAGCACCAGTTCGGGATGAGAAGACTTGCAGGTACGGCTGTGGATGGAGAAATGAGAAATTGGTTTGTTGAACAATGCAAATCCTTGGGCTGTAAGGTAAacattgatgaaattggtaatatttttgcaatttttgCAGGCAAGAATAAAGGTAAGCCCACAGCAATGGGCTCTCACCTTGATACACAGCCTGAAGCAGGGAAGTATGATGGCATTCTGGGAGTTTTGGCTGGTTTAGAGGTATTGAGAACTTTCAAGGAAAATAATTACGTTCCTAACTACGATGTGTGTGACATATGTTGGtttaatgaagaaggtgcCCGCTTTTCTCGCTATTGTATGGGATCAAGTGTATGGGCACATAATTTAAGCTTGAAAGAGGCATataaaatcaaatcaatCACTGACACAGTTCCAGAAACAGTTTATGAGTCCTTGAATAATATTGGCTACTTGGGTTCAGCGCCTGCAAGTTACCTTgagaatgaaattgatgctCACTTTGAGTTACATATTGAGCAAGGCCCCGTTCTAGAAGAcgaaaaaaagaaagttgGTATAGTCACTGGGGTTCAAGCATGTTACTGGGAGTTATTCACGGTCAAAGGAGATGCTAGCCATGCAGGGACAACCCCGAGAAGATTAAGAAGAGACGCTATGTTAATGGCTTCAAGGATGATATTGAAAGCggaagaaattgcagaaaaaAGAGGAGGCTTGTTTACCTGCGGCGTAATCGATGCTAAACCTTATTCGGTTAACATCATTCCCAATGAAGTATCATTCACGTTAGATTTCAGGCATGTGTctgatcaaattttggcCGAAATGCTCTCAGAAACAAAGGCTGAGTTTGACATATTAGTTGAGGACAACCGCAATGGTCCCTTGAGCTGGACGTCGAAAGTGTTAGTGAGTACACCAGTCGTTAAattcaatgaaaaatgtATTGAGTGTGTGACAAAAGCAACGCAAAGTTTATTCGAAACAAACGATGTAAGAGAAATATGGTCGGGAGCTGGTCATGACTCATGCCAAGTTAATTTTCGTGTCCCAACTTCGATGATATTTATTCCTTCTAAGGACGGAGTATCCCATAATTATTATGAGTTTTCATCACcacaagaaattgaaaatggCTTCAAAGTATTATTAAAAACACTCATGAACTATGATTCCTATAGGTCAGAGAGAGGGTATTGA
- the MIR1 gene encoding Mir1p (highly similar to uniprot|P23641 Saccharomyces cerevisiae YJR077C MIR1 Mitochondrial phosphate carrier imports inorganic phosphate into mitochondria functionally redundant with Pic2p but more abundant than Pic2 under normal conditions) codes for MSAQSSAPKPVVIPQYSLTDYAKFALAGAIGCGSTHSAMVPIDVVKTRIQLSPEVYRGGMISSFRKIISEEGAGALLTGFGPTLLGYSIQGAFKFGGYEVFKKMFIDVLGFENAANYKNSVYMGSAAIAEFFADIALCPLEATRIRLVSQPNFASGLVGGFSRMLKEEGVGTFYNGFTPILFKQIPYNIAKFWVFERASAVYYGLAGGKDKLSETASTAINLGSGLTAGLAAAVVSQPADTLLSKVNKTPKAPGQSTLNLLGQLAKQLGFFGSFAGLPTRLVMVGTLTSLQFGIYGSLKTALHCPPAINLGGGH; via the coding sequence ATGTCAGCCCAATCTAGTGCCCCTAAGCCTGTTGTTATTCCTCAATATTCTTTGACCGATTACGCCAAGTTCGCCTTGGCCGGTGCTATCGGTTGTGGTTCTACCCACTCCGCAATGGTTCCAATCGATGTGGTCAAGACTAGAATCCAATTGTCTCCTGAAGTTTACCGTGGGGGTATGATTTCTTCATTCAGAAAGATCAtttctgaagaaggtgCTGGTGCTCTATTGACTGGTTTCGGTCCAACTTTGTTGGGTTACTCCATCCAAGGTGCTTTCAAGTTCGGTGGTTACGAAGTTTTCAAGAAGATGTTCATCGACGTTCTTGGTTTCGAAAATGCTGCTAATTACAAGAACTCTGTATACATGGGTTCAGCTGCTATTGCTGAATTTTTCGCTGATATCGCTCTATGTCCATTGGAAGCCACTAGAATCAGATTAGTCTCTCAACCAAACTTCGCTAGCGGTCTAGTCGGTGGTTTCAGCAGAATGTTGAAGGAAGAAGGTGTTGGTACTTTCTACAACGGTTTCACCCCAATTTTGTTCAAGCAAATTCCTTACAACATTGCTAAGTTCTGGGTGTTTGAACGTGCTTCTGCTGTCTACTACGGTCTTGCTGGTGGTAAGGACAAATTGTCTGAAACTGCTTCTACTGCTATCAACTTGGGTTCTGGTTTGACCGCTGGTTtggctgctgctgttgtttCTCAACCAGCCGACACTTTGTTGTCTAAGGTCAACAAGACTCCAAAGGCTCCAGGTCAATCTACTTTGAACCTATTGGGTCAATTGGCTAAGCAATTAGGTTTCTTCGGTTCTTTCGCCGGTTTGCCAACCCGTTTGGTTATGGTTGGTACCTTGACCTCTTTGCAATTCGGTATCTACGGTTCTTTGAAGACCGCATTGCATTGTCCACCAGCTATCAATTTGGGTGGTGGTCACTAA
- a CDS encoding uncharacterized protein (similar to uniprot|P32331 Saccharomyces cerevisiae YPR058W YMC1 Putative mitochondrial inner membrane transporter member of the mitochondrial carrier (MCF) family): MSEEIPAPQILDELDRSQKFQRVFKDVLAGTFSGVAQVLVGQPFDITKVRLQTHRGHTTAFNVIKDLIKNEGFAGFYKGTLAPLAGVGACVSCQFGVNEAMKRYFHARNGSKTQPLTLDQYYACGAVSGAANAFLATPIEHVRIRLQLQKRALASSEYRGAIDCTKKLIKQGKLMRGLPATLLRTSHGFGIYFLTYEYLCNLEAARGIKKPDIPTWRVCGFGAIAGALFWSLTYPFDVVKSVMQADRLTNPQHGNTIWQVTKTLYKEGGARVFVKGFTPTILRSLPVNGATFAAFEVAMRILN, from the coding sequence ATGTCAGAGGAAATACCCGCCCCTCAGATACTAGACGAGTTGGATCgttctcaaaaatttcaaagagtATTCAAGGATGTCTTAGCGGGAACTTTTAGCGGTGTCGCACAAGTCTTGGTAGGTCAGCCATTTGATATCACTAAAGTACGTTTACAAACACATAGAGGACACACAACGGCGTTCAATGTTATCAAAGATTTaattaaaaatgaaggTTTTGCGGGTTTTTACAAAGGTACACTGGCACCGTTAGCTGGTGTGGGTGCTTGCGTTTCATGCCAATTTGGTGTCAATGAGGCAATGAAACGTTACTTCCATGCAAGAAATGGTAGTAAGACCCAGCCATTGACATTGGATCAATACTACGCTTGCGGTGCAGTTAGTGGTGCTGCAAATGCATTTTTGGCTACACCCATCGAACACGTTAGAATTAGATTACAGTTACAGAAGAGGGCATTGGCTTCGAGTGAATATCGTGGTGCAATTGACTGTACAAAGAAACTAATTAAACAAGGTAAATTGATGAGAGGTCTGCCTGCGACTTTGTTAAGAACATCACATGGGTTTGGTATCTACTTCTTAACCTATGAATATTTGTGCAACTTGGAAGCCGCCAGAGGCATAAAGAAACCTGATATTCCAACTTGGAGAGTTTGTGGATTTGGTGCCATTGCAGGTGCTCTTTTCTGGTCATTGACATATCCATTTGATGTTGTTAAGAGTGTGATGCAGGCTGATAGACTAACAAACCCACAACATGGTAACACCATTTGGCAAGTGACAAAGACATTGTACAAAGAGGGTGGAGCAAGAGTTTTTGTTAAGGGGTTTACACCAACGATTTTAAGATCGTTGCCTGTTAACGGTGCTACTTTCGCAGCATTTGAAGTTGCAATGAGGATTTTGAACTGA